In the genome of Ptychodera flava strain L36383 chromosome 13, AS_Pfla_20210202, whole genome shotgun sequence, one region contains:
- the LOC139147503 gene encoding histamine N-methyltransferase-like, whose protein sequence is MAQTVKSLMDYPSEYLERINLVHQKGYHTTDDNRLLIYKDTFKELMVRQDSTLCVLLVGSAESNFIDALSLLGKNQPIHFVIQQSSEKAINEFKDLAESKRDQGLWKTVTFDFQELTLDAYLLEAKVAEKQIHFDIIHCYHSAYFFPEPGQVFVDLYNLLNERGILLNTMCAGPWERLYIKVAEYFPSLVHELYGSPHLQGILRQRIPGVEMRVATRELSVDIEECFQKNSKVGNMLLDFLVQGLNFRQNAQEDVADKIIEFIEEKCCRIVNGKRCFIADEEDVYILKKK, encoded by the exons ATGGCACAAACAGTCAAATCTCTTATGGACTATCCGAGCGAGTATCTCGAGAGAATCAATTTAGTACACCAGAAAGGATATCACACAACTGACGATAATCGACTGTTGATCTACAAAGACACATTTAAGGAGTTGATGGTTCGCCAGGATTCCACTCTCTGTGTCCTATTAGTCG GATCCGCCGAAAGCAACTTTATTGATGCCTTAAGCTTACTGGGAAAGAACCAACCTATCCACTTCGTCATACAGCAATCTTCTGAAAAGGCCATTAATGAATTCAAGGACCTAGCGGAGTCGAAGCGGGATCAAGGCCTATGGAAGACTGTTACTTTTGATTTCCAGGAACTTACGTTGGACGCATACCTACTCGAGGCAAAGGTAGCCGAGAAGCAGATACATTTCGATATCATCCACTGTTATCACAGCGCCTACTTTTTTCCTGAGCCGGGACAAGTTTTTGTAGACCTCTACAATCTTCTCAATGAGAGAGGAATTCTGCTAAATACGATGTGTGCCG GTCCTTGGGAGCGACTCTACATAAAAGTGGCGGAGTATTTTCCCTCCCTGGTGCATGAGCTATACGGCTCCCCCCATCTTCAGGGCATACTTCGACAACGAATTCCAGGTGTGGAGATGCGGGTGGCGACCAGAGAGCTGAGTGTAGACATAGAAGAGTGCTTCCAAAAGAATTCGAAAGTTGGTAATATGCTTCTCGATTTCCTGGTCCAGGGGCTGAATTTCAGGCAGAATGCTCAAGAAGACGTTGCTGATAAAATTATCGAATTCATCGAAGAGAAATGCTGCCGCATAGTGAATGGTAAGCGCTGTTTCATAGCCGACGAAGAGGACGtctacattttgaaaaagaagtaA